The Primulina tabacum isolate GXHZ01 chromosome 7, ASM2559414v2, whole genome shotgun sequence genome includes a window with the following:
- the LOC142551415 gene encoding NAC domain-containing protein 17-like: MKLNSGSDCFGNGERFPPGFRFHPTDEELVLFYLKRKICKKRYGLDVIAETDVYKWDPEELPGLSKLKTGDRQWFFFSPRDRKYPNASRSSRATIHGYWKATGKDRTITYGSCSVGNKKTLVFYRGRAPCGERTDWVMHEYTLDEEELKKCLNPMNYYALCKVYKKSGPGPKNGEQYGAFFREEDWDEDNLEVQSIVELENLVKKSNKITPIEHLSTVNCQQQSLLDDLEEIMNQIEEEPLPPLKHLAVDCGHGVDQFAGQEVAQSPLISSHPRDVSLPVLQPCNHQTFVQTRFDLTMSGPTQFQIYEAPEVNFIPNINSLDHPETDDNFLEDFLEMDDLNDPEPTTKNLASDDLEKLQIDGFSEFDFFQDASLSIPEFGVNEPGQISQQYLNGFEIGVTNPISSSYLKNNENGTVSHLLQSQSNDEYTTNSQLWTDEHGFSVFNATEGNQGFIPSSTAGLIHQNRSNDFDTHFHGSNENGSNKQDDGTDSWFSSALWSFVESIPTTPASASDSALVNRAFEHMSSFSRVRLNARNSNVAAGNASATSRKSRYGFLCFSLLGILCAVFGLLIGTSVRVIS, encoded by the exons ATGAAGTTGAATTCGGGATCTGATTGTTTTGGGAACGGAGAAAGGTTTCCTCCGGGATTCAGGTTCCACCCCACCGATGAGGAGCTCGTACTTTTCTATCTCAAGAGGAAAATATGCAAGAAACGATACGGTCTGGATGTTATAGCAGAAACTGATGTTTACAAGTGGGATCCGGAGGAGTTGCCAG GGTTATCAAAATTGAAAACTGGTGACAGGCAATGGTTCTTCTTCAGTCCTAGAGACAGGAAATACCCAAATGCATCAAGATCTAGCAGAGCAACAATTCATGGATATTGGAAAGCAACTGGGAAGGACCGTACCATCACTTATGGATCTTGTTCTGTTGGTAATAAGAAAACTCTTGTTTTCTACAGAGGTCGGGCACCTTGCGGAGAGCGCACAGATTGGGTGATGCATGAATATACTTTGGATGAAGAAGAgctaaaaaaatgtttaaatcCTATGAATTACTATGCTCTATGCAAGGTGTACAAGAAAAGTGGACCTGGTCCCAAAAACGGTGAGCAATACGGTGCATTTTTTCGGGAGGAAGACTGGGACGAGGACAATCTTGAAGTTCAATCCATTGTCGAACTGGAGAACCTGGTAAAGAAATCTAATAAAATCACACCTATCGAACATCTTAGTACAGTTAATTGCCAACAGCAGTCCTTACTTGATGATCTCGAGGAGATCATGAACCAAATAGAAGAGGAGCCACTACCTCCTCTTAAGCATCTTGCTGTTGATTGTGGCCATGGCGTGGACCAGTTTGCTGGCCAGGAGGTAGCTCAGAGTCCTTTAATCAGCAGTCATCCGAGGGACGTGTCTTTACCCGTGCTTCAACCATGCAACCATCAAACTTTTGTGCAGACTAGATTTGACCTTACGATGTCAGGCCCAACTCAATTTCAAATCTACGAGGCACCTGAAGTCAATTTTATTCCAAATATTAACAGTCTTGATCATCCAGAAACTGATGATAATTTTCTTGAAGATTTTCTTGAAATGGATGATCTAAATGATCCAGAACCAACCACAAAAAATCTTGCATCGGATGACTTAGAGAAGCTGCAGATTGACGGTTTTAGTGAGTTTGACTTTTTCCAAGATGCATCCTTATCCATTCCTGAATTTGGGGTAAATGAGCCTGGGCAAATTTCTCAACAATACTTGAATGGTTTTGAAATTGGAGTTACGAACCCGATTTCAAGCTCGtacttgaaaaataatgaaaatggtACGGTGAGTCACCTGCTGCAGTCCCAATCAAATGATGAATATACAACCAACTCCCAGCTGTGGACAGATGAGCACGGATTCAGTGTTTTCAATGCCACAGAAGGAAATCAAGGCTTCATTCCATCATCAACTGCAG GCTTGATACATCAGAATCGAAGTAATGATTTTGATACACATTTTCACGGATCGAATGAAAACGGAAGCAACAAACAGGACGATGGTACAGACTCATGGTTTTCATCCGCACTCTGGTCCTTCGTGGAGTCTATACCTACAACTCCTGCTTCTGCTTCTGACAGCGCTTTGGTAAATAGGGCTTTTGAACATATGTCTAGTTTTAGCAGGGTAAGACTAAATGCTAGAAACTCGAATGTTGCTGCAGGTAATGCCTCTGCAACTTCAAGAAAATCTAGATATGgttttctttgtttttctttactTGGCATATTGTGTGCTGTATTTGGGCTGCTGATTGGAACTTCTGTGAGAGTGATCAGTTGA